One genomic region from Papaver somniferum cultivar HN1 unplaced genomic scaffold, ASM357369v1 unplaced-scaffold_24, whole genome shotgun sequence encodes:
- the LOC113340943 gene encoding uncharacterized protein LOC113340943, which produces MTLKEVESEVENLKGANDLIKSELTDLHSKFDTMSSKFDSLFKLFEQHQTQPNPDKASGSHNDTHTDHNFFHIQHQFFPPQYHRVPKLDFPRFDGDNPRGWIPKSERYFHLNNIEEHLKVNIAAIYLEGKAEKFFLNFQINRPRITWSDLVLHLCARFENPIEENFVGSFNKLIQSSTVDDYYEEFESLKSLMLNMNPSLTDTYFVMRFLSGLKEEIGKSVSMFQPATLSEAFSLARLQEQKFNLAASATKPFTRSFMMQYSSPTFPPKPILTSPKSVPTTPKSLFTSPSKPTSTSPTTKRLTQEDMNRRRAQGLCYNCDEVYKQGHFCKGKQKIFMLQVESTDSTETEEEEEVFEETTESLVQSDIEVSLHALTGSATGDTIRIPGLLHKRKVSILIDSGSTTSFIDSTLATSLKFSIEQTPSMLVTVANGEQTVSTGICSNLQWSMQGHTFVEILRLLPLGGCDIVLGADWMRTLGDVVFNFYKLTISFKYHNKKITLQGTSPSSSLLMVSGESVKKLFSTTSHGIVGHLFSISLTPDPPTTPANLQPLLHDFQDIFQEPTKLPPQRSLDHKIPLQPLSSPVNQRAYKFPYVQKGVVEQLVKEMLHTGIIQPSHNPFASPILLVRKKNGSWRFCVDYRKLNSITIKDKFHIPIVDELLDELKGSTVFSKIDLRAGYYQIRVSAKDIFKIAFRTHHGHYEFKVMPFGLTNAPATFQALMNDIFQPFLRRFVLVFFDDIFIYSQNMDEHLEHLKIVFVLLRQHQLFSNMSKCCFGQPSLEYLGHIITAQGVCADPNKVTCMQNWPVPKNIKELRGFVGLTGYYKNFVQGYSLISKPLTNLLKNDSFLWTPSATHAFDQLNSAMSTTPVLALPDFTKPFVVESDASDLCVGAVLLQYGKPIAFFSKPLGPRARALSTYEKELLAIVLVVQKWRQYLQATKFTIKNGHQSLKYFLEQKLTTTFQQKWLIKQLGFDYDIQYKKGANNVVADALSRRPTVGVTCSSLVVSTPTWVHEVLTSYLEDAKVSQLISQLLLSPHSVPNYTYKEGILRYKSKLYIGTGGNVRQTLLASLHASAISGHSGI; this is translated from the exons ATGACATTAAAAGAAGTTGAATCGGAGGTGGAGAATCTCAAAGGTGCTAACGATCTAATTAAATCTGAGCTTACGGATCTTCACAGTAAATTTGATACAATGAGCTCGAAATTTGATTCACTGTTCAAGCTGTTTGAACAACATCAAACCCAACCAAACCCTGACAAAGCCAGTGGTTCTCACAATGATACTCATACGGATCATAATTTCTTTCATATCCAACACCAATTTTTTCCGCCTCAATATCACAGAGTCCCTAAATTGGATTTTCCACGCTTTGATGGTGATAACCCAAGAGGATGGATTCCGAAGAGCGAAAGATACTTTCACCTCAACAATATTGAGGAACATCTGAAAGTGAATATTGCTGCAATCTACTTGGAAGGTAAAGCTGagaaattttttttaaattttcaaattaatAGGCCTCGTATTACATGGTCAGATCTAGTTCTTCATTTGTGTGCTAGATTTGAAAATCCCATTGAAGAAAATTTTGTGGGTAGTTTTAATAAACTTATTCAAAGCTCAACTGTGGATGATTATTATGAGgaatttgaatcattgaaatcCTTAATGCTTAACATGAATCCTTCTCTTACTGACACATATTTTGTAATGAGATTTCTTAGTGGTCTCAAAGAAGAAATTGGTAAGTCTGTTTCAATGTTTCAACCAGCTACACTTTCTGAGGCTTTTTCTCTAGCTAGACTGCAAGAACAGAAATTTAACCTTGCTGCTTCAGCTACCAAGCCATTTACTAGATCATttatgat GCAGTACTCATCCCCAACTTTCCCACCAAAGCCTATTCTAACTTCACCTAAATCTGTGCCTACCACCCCAAAGTCACTTTTCACTTCCCCATCCAAACCGACCAGTACTTCTCCTACTACTAAACGCCTAACTCAGGAGGACATGAATAGAAGAAGAGCACAAGGGttgtgttataattgtgatgaggtGTACAAGCAGGGCCACTTTTGTAAAGGGAAACAAAAGATCTTTATGCTTCAAGTTGAAAGTACTGATTCCACAGAaactgaggaggaggaggaagtttTTGAGGAAACAACTGAGTCACTAGTCCAATCTGATATAGAGGTATCTTTACATGCTCTTACAGGTAGTGCAACTGGTGACACCATTAGGATTCCAGGTCTACTCCATAAGAGAAAGGTATCCATTCTCATTGATTCGGGTAGCACAACAAGTTTTATTGATAGCACATTAGCTACTTCTCTTAAATTTTCCATTGAGCAAACTCCATCCATGCTAGTCACAGTTGCCAATGGGGAACAAACTGTAAGCACTGGGATTTGTTCTAACCTCCAATGGAGTATGCAGGGACACACCTTTGTTGAAATTTTAAGATTGTTGCCATTGGGTGGATGTGATATTGTCCTAGGTGCTGATTGGATGAGGACCTTGGGTGATGTCGTCTTTAATTTCTATAAGTTAACCATTTCTTTCAAGTACCATAACAAGAAAATTACTTTACAAGGtacttctccatcttcttctttactTATGGTTAGTGGAGAGTCAGTTAAGAAATTATTTTCCACAACTTCCCACGGCATTGTGGGACATTTATTCTCCATCTCCTTAACCCCTGACCCACCAACTACTCCTGCCAATCTCCAACCCTTGTTACATGATTTTCAGGACATTTTTCAAGAACCAACCAAACTTCCACCTCAGAGAAGTTTGGATCACAAAATTCCCTTACAACCCCTTTCTTCACCTGTCAATCAAAGAGCTTATAAATTCCCTTATGTTCAGAAAGGTGTGGTTGAACAGTTAGTAAAGGAAATGCTCCACACTGGAATCATTCAACCTAGTCACAACCCATTTGCTTCCCCAATACTTCTTGTTAGAAAGAAAAATGGTTCTTGGAGATTTTGTGTAGACTATAGGAAGTTAAACAGTATCACTATTAAAGATAAATTCCACATTCCTATTGTTGATGAATTATTGGATGAGTTGAAGGGGTCTACAGTCTTCTCCAAGATTGATTTAAGAGCAGGATATTATCAAATCAGAGTGAGTGCCAAAGACATCTTTAAGATAGCATTCAGAACTCATCATGGCCACTATGAGTTCAAAGTAATGCCATTTGGCCTTACAAATGCTCCTGCTACATTCCAGgccttaatgaatgatattttTCAACCATTTTTGAGAAGATTTGTTCTAGTCTTTTTTGATGATATATTTATTTACAGCCAAAACATGGATGAGCATTTGGAGCATCTTAAAATTGTTTTCGTCTTGTTGAGGCAACACCAACTCTTTTCCAACATGTCCAAATGTTGCTTTGGACAACCTTCTTTGGAATATCTGGGTCACATTATTACAGCTCAAGGGGTTTGTGCAGATCCAAATAAAGTTACTTGTATGCAAAATTGGCCAGTGCCTAAGAACATTAAAGAATTGAGAGGTTTTGTTGGCCTCACTGGTTACTATAAAAATTTTGTGCAAGGCTACAGTTTAATAAGTAAACCTCTgacaaatcttcttaagaatgactCCTTCCTTTGGACACCATCTGCAACACATGCCTTTGATCAACTCAATTCAGCAATGAGCACTACCCCTGTTCTAGCTCTTCCAGACTTCACCAAACCATTTGTGGTTGAAAGTGATGCTAGTGATCTCTGTGTTGGTGCTGTTTTACTTCAATATGGCAAGCCCATAGCTTTTTTCAGCAAACCCTTGGGTCCCAGAGCCAGAGCCCTCTCTACTTATGAAAAGGAGCTTTTAGCCATTGTCTTGGTTGTTCAGAAATGGAGACAATATTTGCAGGCCACCAAATTTACTATTAAAAATGGTCATCAAAGTCTCAAGTACTTCCTTGAACAGAAACTCACCACTACATTTCAACAAAAGTGGTTGATTAAGCAATTGGGGTTTGATTATGATATACAATATAAGAAAGGAGCTAATAATGTGGTCGCAGATGCTCTTTCTAGAAGGCCTACTGTAGGTGTGACTTGTAGTTCTCTGGTTGTTTCTACACCAACTTGGGTCCATGAAGTTCTTACAAGCTATTTGGAGGATGCCAAAGTTTCTCAGCTCATCTCTCAACTTCTTCTCAGTCCTCACAGTGTACCTAATTATACATATAAAGAAGGCATTCTAAGGTACAAGTCTAAACTCTACATTGGCACAGGAGGTAATGTCAGACAAACTCTTTTGGCTTCTCTACATGCATCTGCAATTAGTGGGCATTCAGGAATTTAA